The Apodemus sylvaticus chromosome 4, mApoSyl1.1, whole genome shotgun sequence nucleotide sequence AATGGACTGAAAGATTAAGATGGCTGGATGTTTTAACAGGATGGTACACAAGGtatgtgaaattatcatgtgatATTAGCATCTGTCTTTcttagagacaccatgaccaaagcaactcttatttatataaagtaaaacacacagtcggggctggcttgcaggttcagaggttcagtccattatcagcatagcaggaagcatggtagcctgcggcagacatggtgctggaggaggagctgagaggtttaCATCTGGattcaaaggcagccaggagaaaacTCTTTCACACTGGGTAGAGCCTGagtataggagacctcaaagctcacctacacaaagacacatttcctccaaaacacacacacacacacaccaccaccaccaccaccaccaccaccaccaccatgtgcATATGCCAAAATAGTCTAAAACATTGATTGACTTGCTCACCCAGGTTTCCTGTGGCAATCCTCCCCCCATATCTTTTGGCTGTATATGGTCATAAACAGAAATGTTTGACATTATTGGCCTCATGTTAGAATCACTAACATACGCTAGTCACCATAACCTCCTGGAGTTCTCTTCAGGTCTTCTCTACACAAGAAACTGGCTGTGGCAGAGGACTCGACCCACTCCCCCTCCATGACAGGGATCTTGGAAAGGTTCAGTATTTTATTTCTTGGTGCTTCCAGGAGCTCACTTAAGAAAAGCACAGAGCACAAGCAGGGGCAGCGAGACGCTGCTCTACAGATCTCGCTGCTCTCAGCATGGCCTTGGAGAGTTGGGGCTGAGCGCAGAGTGAAGCCAGGCGCCTCAGGAGGCTCCGCATGTGGAGGGAGGGACTTTAGGGCCCTTCAGATCCAGATGTCAGAGCTGCAGTCACCGCCTGGGTAACGGAGCTCGTGAGCCAGTGCTGGCCCCAGGGGCTCCTTCCCAAAGTCCACCAGGAAATTGGGGTTCAACTTCAGCCCTCCATTTACTGTGTCCACATCGATTTGCAGCATCACAGAGCCTTCCCTGGAAGAGAAGAGGGTAAACTCGAGGCTGTGTGTAACCAATACTACACCTCAAGATTTTGTGAGTATAATTGGGTTTCTGGGGATGGGACATGGTCCATGGGCCATCTGAATGGTGGGGTACACATGGAGTTCCTGAGGAGTCTTTGGAAGGCCAAATGATACTTCTAGGAGAGGACAATTGGAGAGGTGTGCCCCCACACTGCTTCTCACCTAATAAGATCGGGGTAAAACTGCTTGTCCCAGGCACTGTACAGCGATGTAGTGACGTAAAGACGTTTCCCGTCTAAGCTGAGCTGGATCATCTGAGGGCCTCCGGGAATTCGTTTTCCCTTGGGGAAACAAGAGGTCAGACTCCAAGTAACTCCCGATTGCCTAAGCAACTGGTGCCCAGTTGGCATACTAGCTGGATCAGGAAGCATCCAACCAGATAGATAGTCTTTGAGCACGATTCTGAGGGAGCAGGGAGAAGTTCTCACCTTGACCACTAGGGGTTCCGGGGGACACGTTAACTCTCGGTCTTCCAGCACTTGTACAGAGCCTCCTTTAACAATGCTGCCCCCAAGGAAGATCTGGGGGCAGGGGGTATAGGGAAAGGGGGACAACGGTTACACATATACCGATAATATTTCTTATCAACCTCACTGAGCTTTAGAATCAGCAAGCCCCGCCCCACACTGGgctgtctgtggggcattttagaGAGGTTTAATTAGGAGGGACGGTCCACCCGGACCATGAGTGGCACCGTCCCATGGACCAGGATTCTAGGCTGAACAAAAAGAAGACAAGTGACTGCCAGCACTCAACTGTGCCTCCTGCCAATGTAATGTGCCGGCTGCCTTACACTTTATCAGCGCGCCTTCCGACTGTGAGGGGCTCTCTCCTTCCCAAACCACGATAGGACAAaccttctcttcctttgttttggTCGAGCACTTAATCACAGGAACAAGAGTCACTCCTGTGGGTGAGGACCTTACAGAAGGGCTGTTTGCCTTATTAGactctcttcctctgtgtgtgtgtgttttgtttgagaGAGCATCTCACCATGTAACTCTAGCTGACCTGAAATTCACTtcgtagtccaggctggtcttgcactcacagagatccacctgtctgtcccgGGCTGGCCTTAAAGGCAAGCTCCTTCGTGGCCAGATAGCGTCAGACACAGCCCCGTGTTCAGCCAGGACCCTCTAGTCCTGGGCCTGGACCTTTGCCCACAGTTttgcttccccttctcctcccttacCCCCCACCCTCTCAGCCCCCCTCCCCAGACCATGCCGAACTGTTTTGCTGGCGTGTCTACCTGCCCAGCGAGACGGGGCTTCTGTGGGTTGGAGATGTCGTACTGCCGCACGTCCCCGTGCAGCCAGTTGCTGAAGTAGAGGAAGCGGTCATCCAAGGACAGCAGGATGTCAGTGATGAGACCTaagcagtggggggaggggccggaggagtctgtctgtcttccctggCCAGGAGCCACCCTGCAGTGTCCCGCCCCCGCCCCAGCGGGCACTCACCAGGCATTTCTGGGAGCATCCAGCCCTTCACTTTCTTGGAGGGCACCTGGATCACCTTCTCCACTGACCAAGTGCCTCCCTACGTCGGGGAAGGGAGAGAATGCATTATCAGGACTGGGGACAGGGAGGGACGCGCGCTCGGCCTTCTGGCTAGGGTCTCCTTCCCTGCAAGCCCTAAGACAAGGAGCCTGACTGCATCACCGGTCCTTGTCAGGCTGGCTAACAGGTGTTCACTGAAGGGCTCCAGCAGGTCAGAGCGTGGCAAACGCGGCACTGGCAGGTTTTGCCTTTTACCCTTCTTCTTGATAAAAAGTATTCAAAAGTTTAGTatttacattcctaaagctagtcaCCAAGGTCTATTCGGTTATTTggacacttcctcctcctgaggttGACCACAAAGGtccacctaattaacatgcccaattaaaattaaccaactcactgggcggtggtggcacatgcctttaatcccagcacttgggaggcagaggcacacagatttctgagttcgaggccagcctgctctacagagtgagttccaggaaagccagggctacacagagaaaccctgcctcaaaaaaccaaaaataataataaaaaataataataaaataaaatagaattaacCAACTCATCCTAACAAGgggtttttcttttatctttataaactgccatttgcccATGGGCTACAtatgtctcctctctatccagaggcagtcctttgtccctttctccctcttcctgtccccccttctccctcatcctcccccattccctcggtcccttcctctgtcccttcctcctatttttttttttttttttttttttgatcagagtttttctgtgtagcctcagctgtcctggaactggatctatggaccaggctggcctggtctctgcctctggagtgctgggattaaaagcttttCCCCCCAAGTCCTCTAtcacctgtctttgtctctttgtcctGCTCTTTGCCCCTATGggacaaataaatctctttagtGCTAAGAACTTGGTCTTGGTGTGTTTTGAGTCAGTTCAGTTCCTTTCATTCactaagtagatttttttttttttctttttgagacaatcttatgtagcccaagctgaccttggaagctttgtagctgaggctggccttgaactcctggtcctcctgcctccactttccagGGACTGCGATCACAGTGCCATAGGTTTTGAATGAATTTATCAATATGGCCATTTAGATTTCAAGTGTTCCTACCAAAAGTCATGGTGAAATTTAATTACCATTGTGAGGAATTAAGAGATGGGACCTtaattgtggtttttattttttattttttgaacttgcaatcctcctgcctccacctcctaagtgctaaggTTACATTTTAACTGGATAGGTGggacctttttgttttatttattgtttttaacttgatttgcttttattttgttttatatacaaGAGTATTTTGcctatgtgcatgtctgtacaccacatgtcttcctggtgccttcagaggccagaggagaactcagatggcctggaactggagttacaggcagttgtcagccacatgtggatgctgggaatcgaggccaggtcctccggaagaatGGCAAAggctgactgctgagccatctcttcagtctctgtttcatgaGGCATGGCCCACTATGTGGGCTTGggtggtctggaacttgctacgtagaccaggctggcccccacAAAGAatcacctgcctctctctcccaagtgctaggattaaatgccACCACCTGGAGTAGTTGGGACCTTTAAGTAATTAAGTCAGCGCTCTCAGAAGATGAGACTGTTCATGGTTCTCTTGAAAATGAATGGATTAATAAAGCCAGGTTGTTACTTGCACAAGCTCTCCCACCCAGTGAAGTCCTTAGAGGCAGCAATGAGAGCTTTTACCAAATGCTATCTCAACCTTGGATGGCCTAGCCTCAGATCTCTATTGCTCATCCTGCTTATGACACTCAGTTGCTGAGCTATAGCACCAGAAGACAGAGTTAGGCAAAGTAGGATTAGCCTGACACAGATAGCAAGTAGCGTTGCTTCCTGGGGAAGCCTTCACTGGTGGGACCAAGAAACACGGACACTAAAGCCTGGGAGGAGGGCCTCATGAGACTCTTGTAGCTGAGGGCTGGGGCAGGGTGGAAGCTGGGGTCGGTTACCTCATTCTTGTAGAAGCGCTGGATGTTGGAGCTGAGGGCACAGCCTACAAAGCCCTGGGTGGCAGCTGGGTCGTGCAGGAAGCGGATCTCCAGGGGGATCAGCCCATCTTTCATTTGCAGAGTCTGGATAATCTCATGGCGCTGCCAGTCCCACACATATATGCGGCTCCCATACAGCCCTGAGCAGGGAGGAGATAGGGACCAAAGTTTGGGCTCAGGTCAGGGGGGGTATGGGCCCAGGCAGGGTGCCAACTAGGATAGAGATCTGGATGGGCTCAGAGGACTCCTGAGCAGGTCTGAGCAAGGCAAATGCAGATCTGCTGTAGGGTAGAGAGCAGGACTGTGGACCAAGGCCCCTGCGTGCCCTTAGGGGGGTTCTTACCAGCCTCCACGTGAGCGGGGTTGAAGCCATCTTTGAAGACATTGGGAGCTGCCCACTCAGTGCTGACCATGACATTGTGTCGAGGCTGGTACCAGAAGTCATAGCCCATTGGAGCTGCACCCCCAGGTTTCTCCCACGTCCCTTTCACCTCGAAGGTCTCCCCATCCAGCAGCACAAACCCCCCTGAGCAGGGAAGAAAGGGGCTTATGTAGAGGTGGTGGGCCGTTGCTCTTCCCCACGGGGGCTGACCAGATCCTTAAGGTCAGGCGCCGGGACATCCGCTTTAGAGATGGCAGGTGTGAGGGAGGCCCCTTACTCTGTACTGTCCTCCTAGCGACTTCATCCTTCTCTTAGAGCACGTGGGAAACGGACTCAGTCCCGTGAGTATCACTGCCCAGCCTATCCCAACCACTGTGGGTTTTTCTCAGAGTCTAAGCTTCGTTGGTCCATGAGAATCCCAAGCAGCTGCAGACAGAGCTGCGATTCCTTCCAGCCAGCTACCCTTCCTGCACtcagttttttcttcctttctccctccccctcttttctctctgctccctctttcttgagacatggtttctccatgtagctgtcctagaactcactatgtagaccaggctggccttgaattcacagagttcttcctgcatctgcctcccaaatgttgagaCTAAATGTGTGCACCACTGTGTCCAGCtatattaaaaactaaaacaaacaaacaaatgaacctaaaccccacaacaacaacaaacaaaaaacacaagaaaatcaaaacaaaacaatccataAGCCAAGAGCTGTGAGGGTTGTTAGTGAATTCCCAAAGGCCAGAGGTACTTCCTAGCTTCATGCGcattcacattcttttttttttttttggttttggttttggtttttttcaagacagggtttctctgtatagccctggctgtcctggaactcactctgtagaccaggctggcctcgaactcagaaatccgcctgcctctgcctcccagagtgctgggattataggcatgtgccaccactgcccagagtgCATTCACATTCTTGTGGCAGATTCCTGACTATACCTTTTAGCAAACTCAATAGTTACAgctcatcgtgtgtgtgtgtgttttattgtaCTGATGGTTGAAACTGGGACTTCAATAATTCAGGCAAGAGCTCTATCACTGGGTTATAACTCCTGCCTTCTTctatttgtattttgagacaaagtcttgctaagtttcccaggctggtcttgaacttgtgatctttccACTATGACCTAGAAAATAGCTGAACTCTTCTATCCTGCACGACCAGGCCCAGCTGAGGCTCATTACTGTGGTAATAACTGAACATCTGATGTCCCTTGCTGACATGTTAGATGCTGGGTAGGACTCAGCCAGTCAGTTCTCCCTGGTTTCTCACTTTACTGCTCCCCAGGCTTTGGCTGTGCTTCCCACAGAGGGTTGCCGCCCACATTTCTCAGCTGCTGAGTCCGCAGTGCCAGCAGGTACCTTTGGCATTACCCTGGGGATCCCCCAGGGAGCTGATCATCACCTCTCCGCTGGCCAGGCAGTGGCTGGTGTGTAGATTGCCCAGGTTGCACTTGGCATAGATTTCACTGGGTTCAATGACCTGGAGAAGGTGAGGATTAGGGTCAGAACTTTACAGAGCCTGGAGGCTCCACTACCTGCTCTCATTTTCCTTGAGGGAAGGCAGCACAGGTGATCGATCTGGTAACTTGAAGACCagcaagagagaggcagagaagtcaCCAGTGAGTCCTCAGTCGGGGAGCATtgaccttccctcctccctcttgaaGGCACTCCCGTCTCCTGGGGCTCCTCCCAGGCCACTGTTAGCTCTGCACCCTTAGCAGCcagctgtgagcatctgctgcAGAGGATGGATCTCCCATGGCGTGTTGAGAGGAAGCCCTGAGCTAGCTGGGTGGgggaagatggctctgacacCCTGCTCAAAGAAGAAACCTCCTCTTCTGGGGTCTCAACCCATGCTTGATGGTGCCAGCTCAGCACACCTAGGTAACCTCCGAAGTGTACCCTTCCTCCCTGCCGCCGAGCCAGACCCCGTGCCAAATCTGGAGACAGCTCGTCTAGGGGTTGTCAGGCCAGCAGGTTCACTAGGGTCACAtggacagaggacatgccttgTGCAATTTCGGGGCACGGGGCTCAGAGCCCACGTCCACCACGTAGACGCGGGAGGAGATGAGACTGGGCAGCATCAGCTTATCGCGCGATTTCGTGCTGTCCCCAAAGCAGCTGCTGCAGGTGTTCCAGCCTGAGTGGTGCAGCTCGTCCTTCAGGTAGGGCATGGGCAGCCTGTGGATGACCTAGGATACAGAGGGACAGGAAGTGCTGCTCGCCTGGCCCAGGCCTCTGCAGGCATCGCAGCACAGGCAGGGCTGCAGGTCAGCACCCTGGGCAATGAATGCATTGCTGTGAGGACAGAGGGTGGAGGCCGGGAAGCGGGCTATGGTGAGAGTCTCAGGGGAGCTAGTGACCATGCTCCACCTCACCTGGCTATACTGGGGAGACTTGGGGTCAACATCCACAGTGGCCAAATAATCCGGGGCTTCGATGCCTGTGTTTCGGTAAATGCAGGGCAAGTAGACAATCTCCTCTCTGGGTCCTGGGAAGTAGAAAGCAGGTTGTGGTAATGCACTGGGCAGAAGCAGCTCAGGGAGGTTCAGAGGGCTAAGGCTAGATCTGCAGTCCCCCAACCCTACCAAGGGTCTGCAGAGGGATGCCTGCCCTCAGATGCGTAATTACCTTTCATGGCCTCCAGAGGGGTGGAGTAACCTGGACCACACTTTGTGCATTTTGTAGCTGTAGAAATAATAAGAACATGTTGCCTGGGGCCTGCTTTGGAGTGTGACTTCTCCCTTTCTGCAGCCTGTGACACATCTGGTAGGCAAGGCAGACTCACTGCTGCCCCAGGTCCCTTATTCCAGCCCTATCACTTTGGCCCAGTATCCccaacccatcccccaccccagtcccccaTCTCTGATGAGGGTGAGGTGGGAGAGTGGGGCCCACATGACCTGGAAGTGGCCTGGAGGAGGTGAGACAGAGACTGTGTCCTATGTGGTCACGACATTGACTTCGATTCCCGCCGTAGCATACCTGACCGATCATAGGAACTTGGGCAAATTATATAACTCAGTTTCCAGTTCATATGTGAATAAGAGACAGTGAAAATATCATATGGGGATGGGCATGCAGCGCGGCCgtagggaggcagaagaaggaggagtatgagttcaagactagccttgcTGCATAGCAAAAGCTGATTCGGGGCTCATGCTtttaatgcttttaatcccaggaagcagaggcaggtggatttcagcaagttcaaagccagcctggtctacatagttttgggacagtcagggttacatagaaagaccctatctcaaaaaacccaaaccaaaccaaaataaaagcaaagctgAGTTGGGGAGGCTCAGCAATTCAAGCCCAGCATCTCCTCCATGATGCTCACAACAGAGGTCAGCTCCGGGGGCTCAGaggcctctgacctctgagggcagtGTCACTCACCAgcgcatgctctctctctctctctctctctctctctctctctctctctctctcacacacacacacacacacacacacacacaaacaaaccaaactaaatcttaaaaacaaccaaccaaacaaccgaGGGAAGCagttcaatggtagagcacttgccaagCATCGAAAGGTTTTTAGTTcaacattataaaacaaaatcctGGAGAGGCCTTTGTGAGACCTAAACCAGGCGGCAGCTTTCTGGGGTCTGTTCTGAGGTGCAACCCTCGAGAATGGTACCGGGTACATCTTCCACCAAATTCATCCAGGGCAGGGCCCAGGGGCTTCCTCTACCCAGCTGGGGTCGTGAGCCAGGCTGCTGGTCACACCCAGGATTACACAACCAATCCAAAGCCAgggaatgtgtgtgtttggtcaAGACTGATACCAGCTGTGTGTCCTTTCCTCCCGACCACAGCTGTAGGGAGAGGCCCTTCCGGACCCTACAGTCTGACAAGACAGTTGCCAAGATTCCAGCTTTTTGAGGGTGGGCCAGACAGTGGAGGAGTTGGACAGGGGCTCACGTAGGAGGAAAGAAATTCTGAAGCGGAGCTCATAGGACTGggctctgcctcctgccctgACCCAGGTCCACAAGCAGGCTGGAGAGGGGTCAGAGACATGGCTcaggttaagagcaatggctgctcttatGAAGAACCCGGATTCGATtcacagcatccacatggtggctaagaactgcaactccagttccaggagatccaacaccctctttggCCTCCTCATGAATAAAGTGACATATATGATGCacataaatgcaagcaaaacacctatgtaaataaaatcaagtaaaaatgtaagaaaaaagtaagaaagccGTGAAGTCCAGAGCAGCCTCTTCTGCTCCCCGAGAGAGCCCCATCTAGAAGGTGTAGGAAGCAGGGAAGAAGGAACAGCATTGTAGAGTTGGGGAACTCGGCTTcactggaactcaccatgtagctcaggttggcctccaactcaccaaGATccgtctgcctcagcctccttagcaCTGAGGTGACAGGCATGAGGCGCCACACACTGACTTAAAGGGGTGAAATGCTTCAAGCCCAGCACTCGTGAGAAAGAGGCCAGAGGATCTCTGTCcgtctgatctacacagtgagttccagaccagccagagctacatagtgaggccctgtctcagcaaccaaccaaccacgaATAAAcaaccccaacaacaacaacaacaacagctgtTCTAGGGCTCAAGAgacagctcaggggttaagagcacttgttcat carries:
- the Selenbp1 gene encoding methanethiol oxidase, translating into MATKCTKCGPGYSTPLEAMKGPREEIVYLPCIYRNTGIEAPDYLATVDVDPKSPQYSQVIHRLPMPYLKDELHHSGWNTCSSCFGDSTKSRDKLMLPSLISSRVYVVDVGSEPRAPKLHKVIEPSEIYAKCNLGNLHTSHCLASGEVMISSLGDPQGNAKGGFVLLDGETFEVKGTWEKPGGAAPMGYDFWYQPRHNVMVSTEWAAPNVFKDGFNPAHVEAGLYGSRIYVWDWQRHEIIQTLQMKDGLIPLEIRFLHDPAATQGFVGCALSSNIQRFYKNEGGTWSVEKVIQVPSKKVKGWMLPEMPGLITDILLSLDDRFLYFSNWLHGDVRQYDISNPQKPRLAGQIFLGGSIVKGGSVQVLEDRELTCPPEPLVVKGKRIPGGPQMIQLSLDGKRLYVTTSLYSAWDKQFYPDLIREGSVMLQIDVDTVNGGLKLNPNFLVDFGKEPLGPALAHELRYPGGDCSSDIWI